One part of the Ochotona princeps isolate mOchPri1 chromosome 3, mOchPri1.hap1, whole genome shotgun sequence genome encodes these proteins:
- the TMEM41A gene encoding transmembrane protein 41A, protein MRPLLGLLLVFASCTFALYLLSTRLPRTPSRGYAEEAEGRSLWFPSDLAELRELSEVLREYRKEHQVYVFLLFCSAYLYKQAFAIPGSSFLNVLAGALFGPWLGLLLCCVLTSVGATCCYLLSSIFGKQLVVSYFPDKVALLQRKVEENRNSLFFFLLFLRLFPMTPNWFLNLSAPILNIPIVQFFLSVLMGLIPYNFICVQTGSILSTLTSLDALFSWETVFKLLAIALVALVPGTLIKRFSQKHLQLNEASSANHINNRKVT, encoded by the exons ATGCGCCCGCTGCTCGGCCTCCTCCTGGTCTTCGCCTCCTGCACCTTCGCCCTGTACTTGCTGTCGACGCGGCTGCCGCGCACGCCGAGCCGGGGCTACGCGGAGGAGGCGGAAGGCAG GTCACTGTGGTTCCCTTCTGACCTGGCTGAGCTGCGGGAGCTCTCTGAGGTTCTTCGCGAGTACCGGAAGGAACACCAGGTCTACGTGTTCCTGCTCTTCTGCAGCGCCTACCTCTATAAGCAGGCCTTTGCcatccctggctccagcttcctg AATGTGTTAGCTGGTGCCTTGTTTGGACCATGGCTGGGCCTCTTGCTATGCTGTGTGTTGACCTCAGTGGGTGCCACATGCTGCTACCTGCTCTCCAGCATTTTTGGCAAACAGCTGGTGGTCTCCTACTTCCCTGATAAAGTGGCCCTGCTGCAGAGGAAG GTAGAAGAAAACCGAAacagcttgttttttttcttgctgtttttgaGACTTTTCCCCATGACGCCAAACTGGTTCTTGAACCTCTCGGCCCCAATTCTGAACATCCCTATTGTGCAGTTCTTCCTCTCGGTTCTTATGG GTTTGATCCCATACAATTTCATCTGTGTGCAGACAGGCTCTATCCTGTCAACCTTAACCTCCCTGGATGCGCTCTTCTCCTGGGAAACAGTCTTTAAGCTGCTGGCCATTGCCTTGGTAGCCTTGGTTCCCGGAACCCTCATCAAAAGATTTAGCCAGAAACACCTGCAATTGAATGAAGCAAGCAGTGCTAATCATATAAATAATAGAAAAGTCACGTGA